CTGCTCGAGAATGTCGATCAGCCGGCGTTCGTAACGCCGGCGCAAGGTGACGATCTCTTCGTAGTGATTGGGTTCCAGGCTGCGCAACTCCGAGGCGCCGATGAACACCTCGCGCTTGCGCACAATGTGGTAGGTGACGTGAAACGCCACGAAGGCGCGCAGGCGCCCCTCGGCCCCCAGCCCGTCCACCGCCGCCATGGCCGCGTCGAACTGCAGGAACAGCTCGTCCATATGGGCGCGGATCAGGTCGTAGAGCAGGTCTTCCTTGGTGCTGATGTGGTTATAGAGCGAGCCGACCTGGATGCCGACCTCGGCGGCCAGTTGGCGCAGGCTCATGGCCTCGAAGCCATGCTCGTAGATCAGCTTGAGGCCCGCCTTGCGGATGGCCTCCATGGTACGGGGGCCGTGGGAACCGATGGTACGGGCCATGATCCTATCCGGCCTGGCGGGCGCGGGCCTCGACCGGCGCGGCGAAGACGTAGCCCACCGAGCGGACGGCGCGCACCGGCAGATTCTCGCCGGTGGCGGAATTGACCTTGCGCCGCAGCCGGGCCATCACCGCGTCGATGCTGCGATCGTCGTAGCCACCGACGCTCTTGCCCAGGGCGGCGGCGATATCGTCGCGCGCCACCGAGGCGCCCGGCTCCTGGGTCAGAGTCTGCAACACCCGGAATTCGGCGTTGGTCAGCGGCACGCGATGACCGGCGGGAGTGATCAGCGACCAACTGGCGGCGTCGAAGCCCCAGGTCTGGTTGCCCTCCTCGCGACCTTCGCGCTTTTCCTCGGCGACCTGTTCGCCCAAGCGCCGCGTCAGGCTGTGGATCACCGCCTCCAGCTCCCGGAACTGTACCGGCTTGACCAGATAAGCGTCGGCGCCGGCGGTCAGGCCCAGCACCCGGTCGTCCAGTTGTCCGCGGGCGGTCAGCATGATGATGCCCACCTTGCTGGCCGATCGCAGCCGGGCGGCAATGGAGAATCCGTCCTCGCCGGGAAGATTGACGTCGAGAACCAGCAGATCGGGGGTGAATTCCAGCAACAGCGCATCCATTTCCGTGCCGGAACCGGCGCGCTGGACGTTCATGCCGACCAGCGAGAGATAGCGGCAGATGGACCCGCAAAGATCAGGGTCGTCCTCGACGACCATTACCTTGATCATAGAATACCCCCCACGGACAGCCAATTAGCCAATAATATCACCATACTTTACACGCACCTTATTTAGCGCTTTGGTATTACACGATCCAGTTAAAAACCTTGCCGCCGAGACAACCATATATCGAATGCTGTCCCCATTCCCCGCTGGCTGTCCACCGAAATTGCCGCATCGTGCAGATCCATGATGCGTTTGACGATATAGAGGCCGAGGCCGGCGCCGCGCACCCGGTCCGATTTGGTGGAGCGGTAGAACTTCTCGAAGATGCGCGGCTGCTCCTCCACGGCGATGCCCGGCCCTTGATCGGCAACCCGGATCTTGACCGCGTCCGCCTCGGCCAGGACATCAATGGTCACCGGGGTATGGGATGGCGAGAATTTCAGCGCGTTGTCGATCAGATTGGAAAAGGCGATGCGCAGCAAGGTGGAATCGGCCACCAGCCAGACGGGACCCGGCGCGTTGAGAATCAGATCGCGATTCCCGGCGAAGGGCCGCTTGTCGTCGCAGATGTCGGCCAGCATGCGGGCCACGTCCACCCGGTCGGTCTGCAACTGCATGGCCGAGGAATCCAGGCGGTCGTCGGCCAGACAGACGTCGATGAGTTCGGACATCCGCCGCACGGCACGGCGGATCTTGGCGACCTCGTCCACGGCATCCCCTTCCGCGCCGGTATAGATGCCCAGCAATTGCGACGCGGCTTCGATGATGGCCAGCGGCACCCGGAACTCGTGCGAGACCATGGCCAGGAAATTGCGCTGCTCGCGCATGGCCTGACGCTCCGCCTCGAGGGCGGCCTCGGCCCGCCGGCCCGACAGGCGCAGCATGTTCTCAAGCTGCTTGCGGGCGGTGATGTCGTTCAGACAGATCAGGACGCAATCCTCGCCGCGATAGCTGAAGCGCACACCCGACAGCAGCACCCAGCGCTGCATGCGCGGCATCCGCCGTATCCGCAGTTCCACCCCGAATACGGCTCCGGCCTGATGGAGCTGGGAGATCAATGCTCCACGCTCCGCCGGCTCCACATAAAAATCAGCGGTCCGTGATCCCAGGGCGGCGTCGGCGGGCATGTTCAGAAGCTCGGCGGCAGGCCCGTTCAGGTAAAGGATGGCGCCCTCGGGAAAACTCGACACCACCATGGGGAATGGCGCCGCCTCGAGAATGGCCCGCACCTGGGTCTCGCGCTCCTTGACGCGATCCTCGGCGGCACGGCGCTCGGCGATCTCGCGGGCCAGCGTGAGGTTGGATTCGGCCAGTTCCTGGGTGCGTTGCCGGACCCGCTCCTCCAACGCCCGCTCGACCTGATGGGCCGATTCCAACTGCAACTGCCGGGCACGGTGACGGCCGGCCTCGATGCCGGCGCCCCGCCACACCAGACCGTAGCCGATCAGCAGCATATGAGCGCCGGCCGCGAAATGGGCGGCCAGATCCATCTCGATGGGTGTGACCAGCAGGCCCAGCGTCCGCGCCACCACCGCCATGTTGACCAGAATCTGGATGAAGAAGGCCGCCAGATACCACCGGGCCATGGCATCGCCGGCCATGACCCGCCGCACGGCCAGGGCCGTGGTGACGAAGAAGGAGACCAGGACCACCGACTGGACCGCCGGCGCCGCCAGCCAGTAGAACCCCAACGGCACCGACAGGGCCGCCCACTGACAGCCGCGCCCCGCCAGACGGTAGACGCGCTCCATCAGCGGGAAGTGCTGCTCGAAATCCAGAAGACGCGCGGCAAAGACGATGCCGCCGCCGATGGCCATGCACGCCGAGATGCCAAGCAGATGATCGGCCAGCAGGGGACTTTCGGGAAACAGGAACTGCGAGGCGAAGCCGCCGAGGGCCAGATACATGGTCTCCAGCGGAATTGCATAGGCGAGAAAGCCGAGATAGAGCCGATCCCGCCCGGCGACGTACTGGACCAGGGCGAACAGGATGATGGTGATCGAGGCACCGTGGGCGAAACCGTGGGCCAGATCCCGATGGGCGACCCTGAGCGCGAATCCCTCGGGCGACAAGAGTCGTGCCGCCACGCTGATGGTACTGGTGGACTTGACCCGCAGATAGACGCGGTGGGGCAGGTCGTCGGCCAGATGGACGCGGAAGACGAAGCTGCGGTACGGCAGGGGGCGGGCGGCGAAAGCGGCGCGATCCCCGGCGGCGAAGGCCCGCAATGCGCCCCGCTCGTCCTCCACGAACAGAGTGATCTGATCGAGATAGGCGGGCTCCACCTCCAGCAGCCAGTCGGCCGGCGCGTCGGCGCCACGCCTGATTTCGGTCCGCAGCCACCAGGCGCCACGGTCGAAACCCGCCGCCAGATCGCCATCCAGCGGCGTGAAACCGACCGCCGCCTCGGAGCGGGTCACGTCGTCGATGTCGAGAGCGGCGGAAGGGTCGCGCAACACCGACCAGTGACCGCCCAGCGGCTGTACTTCGGCGTGGGGCGACAACACGACGGCGGCCGCCCCCGGCAGCCCCGAGGCAACCAGGGCCATCAGCGCCAGGACCAAGACCAGCGCGTGCCTTCCCGCCCCCTTCAACCGCATGGCCGCCTTGCCTCCCCTCCTCACCCTCTCAAACCGGTACACCGAAGTGCCCACGAGCGCAATGGCCGCAGCCGGATTGGCTTGCCTTTGAACGACCGATCCGATTAGTTCTATATCCATGACATGGGGGCATGCTCAAAATCGGTACTTTCTGCGCTTTCTGTCGCTGCTGGCGGCGGTACAGGCGCTTGCCGAATCATCGAGGGCCGCCGAACTGCCCAAGGTGCTCCCCGACCAGTCGTTCATCGACACCCGTTACATGGGCCGCCATGCCGGCCAGGATGTGCCGCCCACCATGCTGCTCGCCGACCTGCCGGTGGCCGAGCCGCTGATGCCGGCCAAGACCGCCTGGCCGACCGAATTCTTCGCTCAGCGCCGGGCGGTGGCGGCGGCCGGCAACGTGGCCCTGACCGGCGGCCTGCAGGGCAACGGCGTCGTCTCGACCGAGGCCGGGCTGACCAACATGGAGGTCGGTGACACGACGCTGTGGGGTGGCGCGCGCCACGACCACGTCAAGCCCTACGAGGACGGTGCCGGCCAGCGGGTGAATTACGGTTACGACCGCATCAACACCCAATTGGCCGCCAACTGGCGCCCCGCCCCTCAAAGCCGCCTGTCCGGCTTCGTCATGCGCGACGCCTTCAACAACCATCGCATTCCCAATTACGGCATCGACGCCACCCGCCTGGACCGCTACATCGCCTCGACGGTGTTCGAGCATGCGCCGCAGGATTCGGCGGTGAACCGGGTCGAGGCCGGCCTGGTCTTCGACGCGCTGAGCTATGACGCCGACAATGTCACCTTGCGCGACCGGAGCAGCCAGGGAGGCCTCAAGTACAACGGCCTGTGGACCACCACCCGCGGCACGGTGCGCGGCGAATTCACCACCGGCACCTTCCGCAACACGGTGACGGCGGATTTCGGTGTGCTGAACTACAACATCGACATCGACGCCCTGTATCCCGCCCAGGGCGAGGCGGTGCACCGCATGCCCGATGTCCAGACGCTGCAGGCCGGCCTGACCTTGGCCACCGCCACCAAGCTGTCGCCGCAGGACGGCCTGGCCGCCGCCCTGCGCCTGGACGCCATCCATTCCGACCCCAACGACCGCAGCAACCTGCCGGCGGTTTCGGGCAGCGGGGCCTCGTCCTTCCAGGTCTCGCCGCAGCAATTGTGGAACAGCTATTACGGCAACGGCAACGATTCGCGCCCCACCAACCTCAACGTCAGCGGCCGTCTGCTGCTGACCCATGACACCGAGGACAAGGGTGGACGCCTGCATGCCGATCTGCGCCGCGCGGTGCGCAGTCCCGACGCCGGCGAACGCTTCTATGCCAGTTCCGGCCCCACCGCCCTCATACAGGTGGGCAATCCGCAACTGAACCCGGAGGTCCATCACCGCTTCGAGATCGGGGCACGGCGCGACGGCGGCGGCTTTCTGGGCAATTTCGCGCCGGGCAACCCGGCGGGATCGTGGCGGGTGGCGGCCACCGGCTATGCCGACCGGGTGGAGGATTTCATCACCGCCGACCGCGCCCATGGGCAGCCCGGCATCCTGAAAAGCGACGGCGCGGTCATCTACCGCAACGTGGACGCCTATCTGGCCGGGGGCGGGCTGGAAGGCTGGTGGCAGATATCGGAGAGTTTTGGTGCCCGAGCCAAGCTCTCTTGGACCCGTGGCGAGAATCTCACCGATTCACGCCCCCTCTATCAGGTGCCCCCGCTGGACGGCGAGATGGTGATCGAGCATCGCCGCGAACTGGCCCCCGATACCGTGGGATCGGTGGGCGCGCGCCTCAGCTTCGCCGCCAGTCAGAACCGTGTCGATCCCTATGCCGCCACGGGCTCGGGCCAGGACACGGCCGGCGGCACGGCGGGCTGGGCGCTGCTCGACCTGT
The sequence above is drawn from the Magnetospirillum sp. 15-1 genome and encodes:
- a CDS encoding TetR/AcrR family transcriptional regulator, translated to MARTIGSHGPRTMEAIRKAGLKLIYEHGFEAMSLRQLAAEVGIQVGSLYNHISTKEDLLYDLIRAHMDELFLQFDAAMAAVDGLGAEGRLRAFVAFHVTYHIVRKREVFIGASELRSLEPNHYEEIVTLRRRYERRLIDILEQGEAAGLFRCGDTRVAAYGILSMLTGVCTWFRPHGRLTKEQVIAIYSDQVLGGLMGPREH
- a CDS encoding response regulator transcription factor, with the translated sequence MIKVMVVEDDPDLCGSICRYLSLVGMNVQRAGSGTEMDALLLEFTPDLLVLDVNLPGEDGFSIAARLRSASKVGIIMLTARGQLDDRVLGLTAGADAYLVKPVQFRELEAVIHSLTRRLGEQVAEEKREGREEGNQTWGFDAASWSLITPAGHRVPLTNAEFRVLQTLTQEPGASVARDDIAAALGKSVGGYDDRSIDAVMARLRRKVNSATGENLPVRAVRSVGYVFAAPVEARARQAG
- a CDS encoding 7TM-DISM domain-containing protein, which codes for MRLKGAGRHALVLVLALMALVASGLPGAAAVVLSPHAEVQPLGGHWSVLRDPSAALDIDDVTRSEAAVGFTPLDGDLAAGFDRGAWWLRTEIRRGADAPADWLLEVEPAYLDQITLFVEDERGALRAFAAGDRAAFAARPLPYRSFVFRVHLADDLPHRVYLRVKSTSTISVAARLLSPEGFALRVAHRDLAHGFAHGASITIILFALVQYVAGRDRLYLGFLAYAIPLETMYLALGGFASQFLFPESPLLADHLLGISACMAIGGGIVFAARLLDFEQHFPLMERVYRLAGRGCQWAALSVPLGFYWLAAPAVQSVVLVSFFVTTALAVRRVMAGDAMARWYLAAFFIQILVNMAVVARTLGLLVTPIEMDLAAHFAAGAHMLLIGYGLVWRGAGIEAGRHRARQLQLESAHQVERALEERVRQRTQELAESNLTLAREIAERRAAEDRVKERETQVRAILEAAPFPMVVSSFPEGAILYLNGPAAELLNMPADAALGSRTADFYVEPAERGALISQLHQAGAVFGVELRIRRMPRMQRWVLLSGVRFSYRGEDCVLICLNDITARKQLENMLRLSGRRAEAALEAERQAMREQRNFLAMVSHEFRVPLAIIEAASQLLGIYTGAEGDAVDEVAKIRRAVRRMSELIDVCLADDRLDSSAMQLQTDRVDVARMLADICDDKRPFAGNRDLILNAPGPVWLVADSTLLRIAFSNLIDNALKFSPSHTPVTIDVLAEADAVKIRVADQGPGIAVEEQPRIFEKFYRSTKSDRVRGAGLGLYIVKRIMDLHDAAISVDSQRGMGTAFDIWLSRRQGF
- a CDS encoding TonB-dependent receptor, whose translation is MTWGHAQNRYFLRFLSLLAAVQALAESSRAAELPKVLPDQSFIDTRYMGRHAGQDVPPTMLLADLPVAEPLMPAKTAWPTEFFAQRRAVAAAGNVALTGGLQGNGVVSTEAGLTNMEVGDTTLWGGARHDHVKPYEDGAGQRVNYGYDRINTQLAANWRPAPQSRLSGFVMRDAFNNHRIPNYGIDATRLDRYIASTVFEHAPQDSAVNRVEAGLVFDALSYDADNVTLRDRSSQGGLKYNGLWTTTRGTVRGEFTTGTFRNTVTADFGVLNYNIDIDALYPAQGEAVHRMPDVQTLQAGLTLATATKLSPQDGLAAALRLDAIHSDPNDRSNLPAVSGSGASSFQVSPQQLWNSYYGNGNDSRPTNLNVSGRLLLTHDTEDKGGRLHADLRRAVRSPDAGERFYASSGPTALIQVGNPQLNPEVHHRFEIGARRDGGGFLGNFAPGNPAGSWRVAATGYADRVEDFITADRAHGQPGILKSDGAVIYRNVDAYLAGGGLEGWWQISESFGARAKLSWTRGENLTDSRPLYQVPPLDGEMVIEHRRELAPDTVGSVGARLSFAASQNRVDPYAATGSGQDTAGGTAGWALLDLFAGAALGDRAAVTAGIANVLDKHYHQHVNPLPQSPTTRLQWAPGRSAFIQATVGF